The sequence CACAAGAAGCACAAGGAAAAACCCAATTACCCCGTTTCGTACAAGAAGACCGATACGCTGTCGCAGGGGCACTGTTGCATCAGAAACCACGGAGAGCGAAACCTCTCCATGACGCTGAGAAAAATCTCCCACCTGATCCCGCACAGCCTGAGCCACAGCAACGATATCTTCGTCAATGGTTTTTTCCACCCGAACCATCAGCGCACGATGACCGTTGTAGTATTGACGGGACGACTCCTCCTCCCATTTTTCTACCACCGAAGCAATATCGTGTACCCGAAGAAGATGGTTTTCATCTGCACGAACCACGATATCGCCAATCTCACGGGCCGTATTTCTTCTTCCATATGCACGAATCATGAGTCGCTCGCGAGGGGTTTGTACCGCCCCACCGGTAATATCAACATTGGCGCGAGACAGGGCGGTGCGGACATCATCAAAGGTAAGATTAAAACGACGAAGCTTTTCCGGAGAAAGTTCTACGGAAATCTCTCGTCGGGGCACCCCCGTAAGAGAGACCTGCGAAACGTCATCATGGAGCAGGAGTTCATCGCGAAACTGTTGGCCACGCTCCTTAATGCTCCATAAATCACCATCACCGTACACTGCCACCATAACCGCCCGGGCACGAAACTGTTGCAACTGTACCACGGGACGCTCAGCCCCTGCAGGAAAGGCAATGCGATCTATGGCAACCCGCACCTCATCGTATACCTCTTGCGGATCATACGCATCGGAGACCTCAATACGCACACTCCCGCTATTTTCACGGGAAGAGGAGGTGGTACGCTCTATGCCGGCAAGACCACGAAGATTATTTTCTATGGGAAGTATGACCGCCTGCTCTATCTCTTCGGGAGAAGTTCCCGCATAGCGCACGGAAATACTGATAGACCGAGCCGGAACTTCCGGAAAAAAGGAGGTGTTCATTTCGGACAAAGAGAATAGCCCAAAGGCCAAGATGGCAAACATAAGCACATTCGCCCATACCGGGTAGATAATACAGGCTTTTATTAAACCTCTCATTGTGCGGCACCTTCCACCATGGTGGGACGAACCCTCATTCCCCGAAGCGCATCGCGTACGGGCTCAACAACAACCGTATCACCGGCAGAGAGCCCCTGGGTGATGTAGACCTGCTCCGTACCTTCATAGGCCAGGGTAACCTCCCGGGCAAGGAGGGCACCATCTACAATACAATACACCCTATTTGAATCCTGTATCGCATCACGGGGAAGCGATACCCCGTAGAGCGGAGTGCCGGAGAGCCGTACAGAAACATACTCCCCCGGATGAACCCCCGCTGATAGCGGGTCTTCAAGGCGAACAAAGAAGGAAAACCCTTGCCGTGTAGGAGAAACGACTGGGGAGATACGTTCGACCCGCCCCTCCGCACGGGTCCCCTTTGGAAGAACGACCTCTGCGGGCATGTCATCCCTCAGAAAGGATCGTTGACGGTGTGACGCGGACAGTTCAACATAGGCGGTATCCGTACGAAGAATCCGTCCAACACGACTATGCCCCCCCACGGACGCCCCCGGTGAAATATCCGCCTCAAGAACCACCCCATCAAAGGGTGCACGATAGGTATGGCGTCGATACCGTAAGAGATTTTTTTGATACTCATAATATAAGCGCGGTATGTCATATCGAATAACAACCATTCGCTCACGGGGCGATTCCATGGCAGGAAGCGGAGGAAGATGAAGCCCCTCAAGTGAACTAAAAAACTCAGCCCACTTCTCATATGCATCGGGAATATCACGACGAATCTCCGGCAGAAGCCGGCTTACTCCATGATGTATCTCTGCCCGGCGGCTCTGAAGGTCATAATAGGTCTCCCGCCCATCAAGCTGATAGAGGATATCCCCAGCGGAAAAACGCTGCCCCGGGCGAAAACGAAACTGCGCATCCCGTACCCGTCCGCCAACCTCTGTGGAAACAGCAATATCCTGTGAAGAGGTTACACGCCCGGAAAAAGAGAGGCTCGGTGCAATACTATCGGGAAACACCTGCTGCGCAAATAGTTGTTGCGTCTGTTCTCGAGGACTTCGTCGCCCCCCCGGCGGTTCGGTATCACTGATCTGTTGATACAGAAAATACGCCCCCAGAAGAAACACAGCTGGAATTCCCCATTTTTTCAATCGCGGTGCAATAGGCATAGGCTTCCCTTTTATATACAATGTCCACGGTGAGTGCCTTAGACGAGTTTCGTCATACCACTGTTACAAAAATATAGATAGAAAAGATATGTTACAGGGTATATTCAAGTACAGACTCGTCCAGAGGATCTTCCCCATGGGACTGACCATACCCGTCTGCGCCCTCCATAATCGTCGTATAAAAACAGGCCGTGGCACTCATGGAATAGGGAATAAGCCAGAGAAGAAAGAGAAATCCCCCGGAGAGAAAGAGTCCCTCCTGCGGCACCTGCGGAGCAACATAGTATCGTGCGAGAAAGAGAAGGGTAAACCAGACCCCGCCCAGAAGAGCTGCGCGAACTATGACCCGAAACTGGAGAAGAAATAAGCGAAATTTCTGTCCAACCATGATGCGTCGACTCTCCCGCAAAACCTCAGAGGGAGACAGATGGGGCGCATCGATAAGAACAAAATAGGCCATGGAGTATGCGTACACGGCAATAAGCCCGGGAACAATAAGCAGCAAAGACCACAGAAGGGTATACATTGTCATAAGTAGATAGGTAAAAAACACACGGTGAAATCGGGTAAACCCCGCAAAGAGGTCGCTCATTTTGCCGTGCGTTCCCCGCATACCACGCAAAAAAAACAGGGAAAGCCCAAAAAGAAGGGGACCTGCCAGTATCCAATCTAAAAGAAGGCTCATCCCAGGAGTAAGAAGAGAGTCGTGAAGGGAAATAAGCATGAGATATATGGCCGTAGCCAAGGCCGACTGCCCCCATCGTCCCTGCAGGGAGGATCGTGTCTGACTCAGAATATGCGAAAGAGAGTATTGTTTCATGTCACCTCAAAGAAAAATTACTGGAGCGTCAAGGGATAGAAATGAATCCCCGCAGTGGTTCGTACCTGTAAAATATATGTCCCTCGACCCAAGGGCGCAGTAAAAAACTCATACTCTCCGGAAACACGCTCCCGTAGAGGCAACTCATGCAGGCGACGCCCCGTAGTTGTGTACACTTGAACAGACTGCACCGTCTCTTCTGAGAAGAGATGAACCGCATCGCTGGTATGACGTACACGCAAGTCACCCTCAGATCCTCCCTCGCTGCGTAAAAAAGGCGGATCGGAAGCATAGGAGAAAGAAAGATCCCCTCGTTTCTCTTCCCCATCACCGACAATACGCACACCCTCTACAGCCCCACGAGAGGTGTAGGAATATTCTACCCTGCGTGTATCCCACCCATCATCACGGGAAACACGCAGGGTTTCACGCACCACATGTCCCCGGGAGTCGTAGTAGGCCCCATACACCCGAAGGGTATCATCACCCTTGAGATCCACATAGGAACGAATCCGTCCCTGAGAGTCATAGGTCAAGGAACGCACCACCACAGAAGAGTCCTTCCTCGGCACAGCAGCCCATTTCCGAACACCCCGGGGAAAGGGGTGCCACGCCTCTTCATAGGAATATTCCCACAGGAGGGAGTGCTCCTGTTCGGGAAGAAAGAGCTCTTCCCGCAAAAGACGAGAGGCCGGAGAAAAAGAACTCTCCATACGCGCCGATTGTCCGTGTACGTTTGACACCTCTGCACACTTAAGGCGACCATTATCAGCGGTGTAACGCACACGCCCGCCCCGGGGAAGCTCCATACGACGGATCTCTCCATCCCTGTCAGAAATAATCCGTCCCGCACCAATATACTCTCCCGAGGGACCAGTAGAAAAAATGGAGGGATCACTGCCGTGTACCGGCCCCCCACTCGTGTCATTCCAGGCTTGTACCGCCCGTGCAAACTCTGGCACAAGGCGACACAACAGCTGTTGTACTGCCATATCGCTGGTGGAATCAGTTCCATATTTAGAAAGGGAATGCAGAAAATCAGCACCGCTTTCATAGCGCCCTGTTGCAACAGCAGCAGTATGAAAATTAGTAAAGAACTCCCCTTGAACCGTCATGGTACAAACAAGAATCGTACCGATAAGTATCTCTATTTTTTTCATATGAGCTCCTTGGAAAAGCTCCTCATTCCGTATAAATCTACTCATTTGATAGAGAAGTACGACAGAATTTCTTATTTTTCTGCAAATTCTTTGCCGCGACGGAACATCCGTAGCCCACTCTCCATAAAAAAAATCCGCCGTGCACAGGCACGACGGACGTATAAATAGGGGGCAGACTGCTCTTAGCGAAGACGCACCTGCCGTGTGAATGCCCGTGTGCCGTCACTGGTCTGAACACGAAGCAGGTAAACACCAGGGGCTACACCCTGCTGACGGAGATCAAGATGCGTATCTCCTCGACGTACGCCTTCATAGGCACGGCGTCCCTGCGGGGTAACCAACTCAACCGTAACAGCCTCATCAAGGCCGATATATAAAACACTTCCCTGCAGCATTAGTGGCGCTCGTGACGACTGCCCCTGAATGATTCCCGTAGATGCCGGATTATAGAGCACCCCAAGGCCAGCTCCCGACGCCCAGGGCTCATCGTTTACCTCTGAAAGTGCAACAAGGCGCACATATGTCCCGGTACGGAGCTCTTCGAAAAGTGCTTCCTGTTTCTCTCCAATATTACGCCACTCTCCCGATACTTCAGGTTCTCCCCACTCCTGACCATCACTGCTTACATATATTTCGTACTCACGAATCCGTCCATTTTCATGATCTGCCCGTGGCTGATAAACCATCCCGGCAATATCATGCGGTTCATGAAGAGAAAGCACGATCTCATGGGGATGAACAGCCTCCTGCCAGTCACTAAACCAGATTGTGGTGGAATCTTCATCAAGCAGGTTCTGGGCAGGTCGCCCATCTCCGTGGGTATCTTCAGAGGAAAAGGATACCAAGTTGAGGGCATCACCGGAACGGGTCTCATACCCATGGGGGGTATATTCTGCCACCACTTCCATATCTTCATCGATGGTGAGTTCTATGTTCTGCGCCGCACCAGAAATATCTCCATCCCACTGGGAAAACTTGTACCCCGGTTCCGGAAACACCGTAAGAGTCACCTCATCACCTGCCACATAGGCATCCCGATAGGGCTCAACCGCGACAAACCCCTGCTCTGAAACAATATTGAGGGTATAGGTTTCCATGGCAGTAAAATGAGCCTCCACGGAGTAATCCTCATCCATAATGAGCGTATAGGGATTCTCACTGCCCGAAATATCTCCATCCCAATGAGAAAACTGATATCCGTACTCCGGCTCCGCCTCAAGAACAACCGTATCTCCTTCGGAAAACCGGTCTCCCTCAGGATTCTGTATAACCTGTCCATGTTCTGCTGTAATGGTCAGATCAAAGAGCTCTGCCCCGTCGCCAATATCGAAGGTCATGAGAGCACCGGCATCACTGAGATTGCGAATTTCCAAGCTGGAGGATACATTTTCATGCCAGTGGGCAGCGGGAGTTGTCTCTGCACTGAAAGCGATATCAGAACGGCCGCTCATGTAGATATTATTGGAATATCCAACCACCGCGGCCAGGGGGTTATTATCCTCAGAACGGGTATTGGAAGCCCCTCGATTTCTGTTAATACGCCACACCTTCATACCACTGCCCGTTGCATGGGACGCCCAGCGCCCACTTCGAGATACATTTTGGATAAAATAAAACTGATTGGCGTCGTGTGAGCTCCGGTAGTAGACCACCTCACTCATGTCGTTTGCTTCCATGGAGAATGTCCCCGATGTAACATCGGTAATATTCACAATCCCATCACTGTCTATCCACCCGTTCTGATAGCGAAACCAGGGATTCATGGGCGCAGGATTTGTGCCCATACCAGAACCCATGAGACAGAGACGCCCCACCCAGTTTCTTTCCCCACTGTAGGGATACAGATCGGGATGACCTAAGAGCATATGCCCATTTTCATGAGCAAAAGTACCAATGTTCGGGCGTTGCCCAATATTGGTTATCTGATACGCTCCAGTGGTATAGGCACCATCGGGCGATGTCCACCCGAGACGACCACTCATATGAGGCCACAATCCGTTTGACCAGCCATGATCAGGGCTCCCCGCATAAAAGAGGTTCACCGCAATAATCTGATTCCCCTCGCGAGAGAGCTTTGAAAAATCAAACCCGTCATAATATAGAGAGTCAAGCAATTCATGAATAAGCTCACGTGCACGCTGCCCATATCCGACGTTAGGATCATCATAGTACGATTTTGGGCGTGATGGACGAATATACTCCGTAACAATATTTTTATAGTTCAGTTTTCCATTGGAGATATCATAAAAGTATTGCCACACAGAACCGTGCGTACCATATTCCTCTCCATTAATAAGATCATACAGATATTCTCGTGAAACCGTTGCCGATTCATCAGAGAAGTCAGCCAAAAGGGTAAGCCCCACCTGATCTCCAACCACTTCTTGTGACGGCGGAGCATCAGCGGGACGTCCGCGTGTATCAACATGCAGCTTTCGTCGATTCTCCAAGGAGCGTCGCTGAACTTCATCTGCATGTAGCTCAAGATGCAGATCTGCACCGGGCGGCGGCACGAGGGTTGTATCGGTATAACGCTCCCCCGGAATAAATTCAGTACTATCATGATTCAACTGGGCGTAGCAGATCCACCCCTCCTCATCACGAATCAAGGTACGGCCATGGAGATCTTCCACGCGCTGATAATACTCATCCCCATTCACAATCACCGGCATGCGAGTTCCGTCAGGTTGACGAAGCTCAAAACGCTCGTTGACATGGGGTGCAGAAAAAAGAAAAGAAATGGAAAAACAGAGTACCAGTACGGTACGTCCCACAATGGACATTTGCATAACCCCTCCCAGGTAGTACAAACAAACAGTACTGTGTAATGTACCCCAAAATGCTGCTTTTTTCTTATTTTTCTCTCTCTGTCTCCAGAAAAGAGATCTCCCTTCTCTCTCTATTCACTACACTCTTGTGCTCCACCATGTATTTTACCACAAAAAGGACAGTTCCATGAATAAAAAGAACCTTTTTCACTCCCCCGGGGAAAAACGCCAGCGCAATAGCACGATATTTTCCTGTATTGGAAGCAAATACAACAGTGCAACACGACTCCTTTCCTTTGGGCAGGACAGAAGATGGAAGAAGTTTTTTGTGGATTCCCTGCCCGATATCGCCCCTAAGGTCGTTCTTGATATTGCTTCGGGAAGCGGCGATATTCTTACACTCCTGCGGAAAAAATATCCTGCAGCGCAGGTCTTGGGCAGTGATCTTACCTTTGCCATGGTTGATGTACCGGAAAACCGTGAAAACACCTGTACCCTCCAGGATATGCAGAACCTTGCCCTGCCGGATGCATCTGTGGATATTCTCACCGGGGGATACGCCCTGAGAAATGCGCCGGATCTTTCTGCCGTTATGGATGAAATATTTCGGGTTCTGCGCCCCGGGGGCGTTGCTGCGTTTCTTGATTTCTCAACGCCAAAAAACCACCTTCATGCAAAAATTAACAGAGCTCTCTTATATATTTGGGGATATCTGTGGAGCCTTATTCTTCACGGCAGAGGAGATATTTATACCTATATTCCCGAAAGCCTGAAAACCTATCCCACGGCACGAGACCTACGGAAAAAATTCTACAAACGCGGGTTTGAAAAGTTTCTCCACAGAAAATTTTTCTTTGGATTTACTGAAATGATTATTGTGGAAAAAAGGGCGAATGAGACAGCTGAGTAAGTGGATTGACACATATAAAAAGAGTATTCTTTTTGTTTGTATATTACTCACCGTTACTGCCATTCCCCGTCTTTTTTTTCTGGAGTATTCCGACAGCCACACCGCCTTTTTCGATACAGATGATCCGGGGTTTCAGGAGTATTCCCGCATTGAAGAACAGTACGGTGCGGATAATACCCTTCTTATTGCCCTAACACCTAAAGAGGGAGATATATTTACTCCGCGCAGTTTTTCTCTTTTTGCATCGCTGCATGACTCCCTTTGCCAGCTGAAGGGATTTATCTCCGCCCAGTCTCCCTATACAACCTACGATGTACGCGCCTCCTTTGGTCGTATTTCCTTTACCCCCCGCTTTGATACTGCATCTCCCACGCAAGCAGATCTTGATTCCCTGCGACCATACTTTCTCTCTGACCCGCTCTTACAAAACCGACTTATTTCTGAAACGGGTACCTATGGCGGTATTTTTGCCCGTTTTGCCCTTGAAGAAACGAAGGGGGCTGCCGCCCTGAGCCGGGATATCGATCTGCTCCTGGAAAATCTCTCCCGGGACTACCCCGACCATACCCTTATGGCTACGGGGGGCGTATTAATTGATAATGCCTTTTTTACGGCAAGTTTCTCCGATGCCAGAATTCGCATTCCCCTTCTCTACGGTACGGTATTTTGTATTCTTCTCTGGTTTACAACCTCCGTAAAGGCAGCGGTGGCCATACTTTCCATACTCCTCTTTCCTTCTGCCTTAGCCCTCTGTATTGCACAGGGACGGGGTATTTTACTCACTGCACCGTCGGCCATGGCTCCCATTATTATTCTTACGGCAGGTCTTGCCGATACAATTCATATGTATGTACGCTACTCCCATCATCTGCGAAAAAAACATCCCCCCGTACAGGCTCTGCAGGAAGCCTTTCAGGATACCCTTATACCCATTACGGTAACCACCCTTACCACCGTGGCGGGGTTTTTACTTCTTCTGTTCAGTGCTGTTCCTCCCTTTCGTGACTTAGGTCTTATTACTGCGGTGGGTATATTTTTTGCCTATCTTTTTTCCCTGTTCTTTTTTCCCGCCCTCATACTTACCTTTTTCCCCTGCAATCAGGCCCGGCAGACAAAAAAACATGATATTTTCGGTGCCTCCCTTGGACGTATTGTGGCACATAATCGGGGAAAATGTATTTTCATACCCCTTAGTATTGTGCTCCTGAGTATACCGGGGCTCTTCCGTATTGAATTTAACGACCGTTTTTACGCCTTTTTTGATGAATCTTACCCCTTTCGAAGGGATACGGAAGAGGTGATGCATCACCTTACGGGGCTTGATTATCTGACCCTCTCCCTTGGTATTACCCCTGACTCCCTTACGGAAAAAGACCTTCACGCCCTTGACTCCTTGGAGCGCTCCTGGAGAAACATGGCGGAAGTTCGTCATATCAGTGGTCCGGCAACGCTATTGCGCCGGGGAATGAATGAGATTTCCGGCACAGACTCCCTTCCCGGCCCGGCCATGGCACGCCGCATGCTTTCCACCTATAAAAGAGAACAAAAAGAGCGTTCTGTACCGCCCTTTATCAGTGCAGGGGGAACACATCTGCGCACAGAGATATTTCTTGATACACTCTCTTCACAGGAAATACGCCTTCTTGAAGAAAATATCCGCCGTGATGTGGAACAGGTTTTTCCCGAAACAGAGTATCTTCTCCATTCCCCTTCCCTGCTTTTTGCTCATCTTTCACGGGATAATCTTTCCTCCATGCTTCGTATTACCGCTGCATCCCTGGGGATTATTTCTCTGGTTCTTTTATTTCTTTCCGGCTCTCTTCATATGGGATTACTGAGTATTATTCCCAATATACTCCCTCCCCTTGCTGCCTTCGGTATCTGGGGCATCGTCTACGGACAGGCGGGGTTGGGGGTTTCCCTGGGAGTGGCCCTGGCCATAGGAATTATAGTGGATGATACGGTACATATTCTCTTTGCACATATGCGGTCCCGAAAAAAGGGACTCAGTAAGAATGATGCCACAGAACATACCCTGCGCCATGTCTCCGATGCGGTGATCCTTACAAGTGGTATTCTTGTGGTGGGGTTTTTATTCCTTGCAACCTCTGGCTTTGAACCCACGGCGCACATGGGAAAAATGACTGTATTGATTATGTTCTGTGCCCTTGGTATAGACCTTTTTCTCTATACTGCCCTTCTTTCGGGCACTCAGAAATAATTATCCCCGATATGCCGTGGTGTATACCCCTTTCACAGCAAAGGCTGAAAGCCCTGCGCCAAAGGCGGTCATAAGACATTCATCACCGCAGGCAGGCTCCTGTGATAAAATACGATCCAGTTCAAAGAGTACCGATGGGGAGGACATATTGCCGTACTCACGGAGTACTTGACGAGATATATCCATGTGGGTCTCTTCAAGGCCCAAACTATTACGTACCTCCGTGAGCACCTTATCTCCACCAGGATGTACCGCCCAATAGGGTATATCCGATGGGGTAGTATCTGTACCGGCCAGAACATCTTCTATAAGGGGGGGTAATTCCTGTGCGATAATGTGGGGAAGCTTTGGATCAAGGCGATTGTGCAGCCGCCCCTTTTTGTAGGTAAACCGAACCTTTTCCCGGTGTTGCGGCAGGTATCGCGAATATATTTTTCCCAGGCGAAACCCTGCTCCTTCACGGGAAAGAACAGCCGCGGCGGCACCATCACCGAAGATTCCGTTGGAGATAATAAGACTCATATCATTGCTCATTTCAAAAGTGGCACTGCAAATCTCCACAGACAGGGAGATCACCACCTGATCATCGGCACAATCGGATAACAAACGCTTTGCCAGATCGATATTCGGCAGGGCACCGCCGCATCCGCTTCCCACAAGATCAAAAAGAGGGATTGTGGGGGGGAGTTCCAGGGCCTCAGCTATATACGTGCTGATACCGGGACAAACATAACCCGTGCAGGTGTTACAAACTATGGCCCCAATATGAGTTTTGTTTTTTCCCGCCTTTTCAAGGGCCGTCTCTATGGCTTTTTTTCCAAGGCCTACGGCCCAGCGCGTAAAGCGTGTCATACGAGCATCGGGATCTTCATTTTTCAGGGTGAGAAGCTCCCCATGGTCTGTAACAGACATGTGCCGTTTTTCAATGGCCGGGTGTTCCAGCACCTGCTGTAATACGGAAAGCCCCCGCCGTGACAGCTCATCCCGATAGTGTTGGGTCATAATTGCCGATGCGTCTTTTTGTGAGAGAAAGAAATCAGGGTTTGCTGTTCCCACATGGGTTATAATAGCCATAGGATCTGTCCTTTGTATCATTTCCTGTACTGCAGTAAAGTATATTATTTTCAGATATAATACGCTAATTTCCACAAAGACGGAGAAAAGAATGACTGTGCCAAATAGAGATACCGTGCAGGAGAAAGTGGTGGAAGCCCTCTGCGAATCACTTGATGTATCAGCAGAAGATATCGACCCCCACACCCGCATTCGTGAAGATCTTTCTGCAGACTCCATAGATATGACAACACTCTTAATGCTCCTTGAAGACACCTTTGATCGTGAAATTTCCAACGAAGAGGCCCAAACCCTTATCACCGTTGAAGACACGGTCTCCTTTATCTGTAAAAAGCTTTCCTGATGGAGCGGGTGGTTGTAACGGGTACGGGGGCCATATCTCCCCTGGGATGTTGCGTTGATGATATGTGGAATGCCCTCTGCAAGGGTACCCCTGCCATAGATACCATTCCTTCATGGTGGAGAAACTATTTTTCCCCGAAAAGCTCTTTCTGGGCTCCCCTCCCACCCCTTGATCCTTCTGCAGCAGGGGTTTCACGGGTTGAATCAATGAAGCTTGACCGCACTGCAGTGTTGGGTATTATGGCCGCCGTGGAAGCCCTCAGGCAGGCAAATATCGAAATAGTTCTTCAGGATAAACGGAAAAAGACCCACACCCTGCAGGGTATTGATCCCCACCGGGCCGGGGTGTGTATGGGAACCGGTGTGGGAGGTGCCTGCTCACTGGTAGAGTCTCAGGCACACCACATTACCACCCCTGTCCATGAACAACTTGCCTCCATGGATGAAGAGGCCCGCACCCACACAGAATCT comes from Chitinivibrio alkaliphilus ACht1 and encodes:
- the acpP gene encoding acyl carrier protein, giving the protein MTVPNRDTVQEKVVEALCESLDVSAEDIDPHTRIREDLSADSIDMTTLLMLLEDTFDREISNEEAQTLITVEDTVSFICKKLS
- a CDS encoding efflux RND transporter periplasmic adaptor subunit; this translates as MPIAPRLKKWGIPAVFLLGAYFLYQQISDTEPPGGRRSPREQTQQLFAQQVFPDSIAPSLSFSGRVTSSQDIAVSTEVGGRVRDAQFRFRPGQRFSAGDILYQLDGRETYYDLQSRRAEIHHGVSRLLPEIRRDIPDAYEKWAEFFSSLEGLHLPPLPAMESPRERMVVIRYDIPRLYYEYQKNLLRYRRHTYRAPFDGVVLEADISPGASVGGHSRVGRILRTDTAYVELSASHRQRSFLRDDMPAEVVLPKGTRAEGRVERISPVVSPTRQGFSFFVRLEDPLSAGVHPGEYVSVRLSGTPLYGVSLPRDAIQDSNRVYCIVDGALLAREVTLAYEGTEQVYITQGLSAGDTVVVEPVRDALRGMRVRPTMVEGAAQ
- a CDS encoding type III polyketide synthase → MRVWGSISSADTSSDSQRASTTFSCTVSLFGTVILFSVFVEISVLYLKIIYFTAVQEMIQRTDPMAIITHVGTANPDFFLSQKDASAIMTQHYRDELSRRGLSVLQQVLEHPAIEKRHMSVTDHGELLTLKNEDPDARMTRFTRWAVGLGKKAIETALEKAGKNKTHIGAIVCNTCTGYVCPGISTYIAEALELPPTIPLFDLVGSGCGGALPNIDLAKRLLSDCADDQVVISLSVEICSATFEMSNDMSLIISNGIFGDGAAAAVLSREGAGFRLGKIYSRYLPQHREKVRFTYKKGRLHNRLDPKLPHIIAQELPPLIEDVLAGTDTTPSDIPYWAVHPGGDKVLTEVRNSLGLEETHMDISRQVLREYGNMSSPSVLFELDRILSQEPACGDECLMTAFGAGLSAFAVKGVYTTAYRG
- a CDS encoding M6 family metalloprotease domain-containing protein translates to MQMSIVGRTVLVLCFSISFLFSAPHVNERFELRQPDGTRMPVIVNGDEYYQRVEDLHGRTLIRDEEGWICYAQLNHDSTEFIPGERYTDTTLVPPPGADLHLELHADEVQRRSLENRRKLHVDTRGRPADAPPSQEVVGDQVGLTLLADFSDESATVSREYLYDLINGEEYGTHGSVWQYFYDISNGKLNYKNIVTEYIRPSRPKSYYDDPNVGYGQRARELIHELLDSLYYDGFDFSKLSREGNQIIAVNLFYAGSPDHGWSNGLWPHMSGRLGWTSPDGAYTTGAYQITNIGQRPNIGTFAHENGHMLLGHPDLYPYSGERNWVGRLCLMGSGMGTNPAPMNPWFRYQNGWIDSDGIVNITDVTSGTFSMEANDMSEVVYYRSSHDANQFYFIQNVSRSGRWASHATGSGMKVWRINRNRGASNTRSEDNNPLAAVVGYSNNIYMSGRSDIAFSAETTPAAHWHENVSSSLEIRNLSDAGALMTFDIGDGAELFDLTITAEHGQVIQNPEGDRFSEGDTVVLEAEPEYGYQFSHWDGDISGSENPYTLIMDEDYSVEAHFTAMETYTLNIVSEQGFVAVEPYRDAYVAGDEVTLTVFPEPGYKFSQWDGDISGAAQNIELTIDEDMEVVAEYTPHGYETRSGDALNLVSFSSEDTHGDGRPAQNLLDEDSTTIWFSDWQEAVHPHEIVLSLHEPHDIAGMVYQPRADHENGRIREYEIYVSSDGQEWGEPEVSGEWRNIGEKQEALFEELRTGTYVRLVALSEVNDEPWASGAGLGVLYNPASTGIIQGQSSRAPLMLQGSVLYIGLDEAVTVELVTPQGRRAYEGVRRGDTHLDLRQQGVAPGVYLLRVQTSDGTRAFTRQVRLR
- a CDS encoding class I SAM-dependent methyltransferase; the protein is MNKKNLFHSPGEKRQRNSTIFSCIGSKYNSATRLLSFGQDRRWKKFFVDSLPDIAPKVVLDIASGSGDILTLLRKKYPAAQVLGSDLTFAMVDVPENRENTCTLQDMQNLALPDASVDILTGGYALRNAPDLSAVMDEIFRVLRPGGVAAFLDFSTPKNHLHAKINRALLYIWGYLWSLILHGRGDIYTYIPESLKTYPTARDLRKKFYKRGFEKFLHRKFFFGFTEMIIVEKRANETAE
- a CDS encoding DUF975 family protein codes for the protein MKQYSLSHILSQTRSSLQGRWGQSALATAIYLMLISLHDSLLTPGMSLLLDWILAGPLLFGLSLFFLRGMRGTHGKMSDLFAGFTRFHRVFFTYLLMTMYTLLWSLLLIVPGLIAVYAYSMAYFVLIDAPHLSPSEVLRESRRIMVGQKFRLFLLQFRVIVRAALLGGVWFTLLFLARYYVAPQVPQEGLFLSGGFLFLLWLIPYSMSATACFYTTIMEGADGYGQSHGEDPLDESVLEYTL
- a CDS encoding MMPL family transporter, translated to MLSTYKREQKERSVPPFISAGGTHLRTEIFLDTLSSQEIRLLEENIRRDVEQVFPETEYLLHSPSLLFAHLSRDNLSSMLRITAASLGIISLVLLFLSGSLHMGLLSIIPNILPPLAAFGIWGIVYGQAGLGVSLGVALAIGIIVDDTVHILFAHMRSRKKGLSKNDATEHTLRHVSDAVILTSGILVVGFLFLATSGFEPTAHMGKMTVLIMFCALGIDLFLYTALLSGTQK